In the genome of Drosophila yakuba strain Tai18E2 chromosome 3R, Prin_Dyak_Tai18E2_2.1, whole genome shotgun sequence, one region contains:
- the LOC6538752 gene encoding ankyrin repeat and KH domain-containing protein mask isoform X4, giving the protein MDKAAMVYRSTSSTFLKNLTKAMIRRFRYSVDYLLHSFVHILLAFLCLRPDLLDDIPESDPDSCPHEGEVREDEDETEEESEESDESEGDEEEDEEEIDVLQDNDADDEEIDDEDEEEDAPEVSSFLLDANNKRSSNISALLEAAANEKAPVLRHATHAIDETKQALTKMRCANSPRDKNSGFSRSLVAACTDNDVNTVKRLLCKGNVNLNDAAASTDDGESLLSMACSAGYYELAQVLLAMSAAQVEDKGQKDSTPLMEAASAGHLDIVKLLLNHNADVNAHCATGNTPLMFACAGGQVDVVKVLLKHGANVEEQNENGHTPLMEAASAGHVEVAKVLLEHGAGINTHSNEFKESALTLACYKGHLDMVRFLLQAGADQEHKTDEMHTALMEASMDGHVEVARLLLDSGAQVNMPTDSFESPLTLAACGGHVELATLLIERGANIEEVNDEGYTPLMEAAREGHEEMVALLLSKGANINATTEETQETALTLACCGGFMEVAAFLIKEGANLELGASTPLMEASQEGHTDLVSFLLKKKANVHAETQTGDTALTHACENGHTDAAGVLLSYGAELEHESEGGRTPLMKACRAGHLCTVKFLIQKGANVNKQTTSNDHTALSLACAGGHQSVVELLLKNNADPFHKLKDNSTMLIEASKGGHTRVVELLFRYPNISPTELAAAANVNQAAPTTTTQPGQNQMRQKIMKQQLQHQLQQLNAPPGLHELSEAARATNQQHFHQQQFSSAGNGSSNIVAMGTGDFLDAGELQLTATAGMSAGAGTSTTGSETGMEEYGEVGGIDLTTLGAQQQEGLIAKSRLFHLQPGFDQQQQQQQQQQQQPPAAGQHHQLVPCKHFDLDMEHINSLQPPQKAPPAPPVLFHTVCQQPVMQQQQQLQPGQPKLKAMLPNRHRALKTGEVVEFIDCPLEQQQHGEQVRTQPLGEDGKTPQFACAGEDPRLQRRRGFMPELKKGELPPESSSSDPNELALKGADNNQPVPTALDNSACAQIPARNSSGAITHSSEVLQSTAISDRPKVKATNKNNRKQAAAAAAAAAAAAAAAAAAAQHAQQVLPNLQQNPMVSIYNNLHLQHLQHPHLQLQQQLQLHHQRVAGLDNAAAAAAAAASSANMAYSISPASPLPSPTGSGNYVDQQLQQQSMDVALQRKTAMEDFRGMLETAVNGSRARKDLALKTPQLNFFKDGWHMVGVHNFFGDQPKSPTETPPEMEETTMSSPTEADRLGSEPRAEMKNLATLCSAAAAAAAVAAVNKDQDEISSGLESECEDDAEGGAGADGEENTLPPEPIELAAALREDGIIVEEEEDDEEEDDDDEEQDTNSGEIDKLNYDDEDAEVDNDGEVDYIDEDEGGGDGEDEEDDADDDEFFLDEPDSDQGTGNNNNNSKSGASSLPLKQRKMATRLENLILTSQTLCDFPPELTNSELVHVLPQISNLKAAASSNAALNSVLQQQLAAASAAAAHAKAAAVHQKQQHGEGDQQCEDDGSASASELYSGLEHFANDGEMEDIFQELASSLNYPELAEFSLNQMCKGRFAGNWAQSTAKWTGQEQLVGVVRSPGLINPGDVPQDAQRQANLVLLDYPMQQNIQLEQRLLDAEEMHLQQHQQTPSPHLSLLPFTDEQQQQLHHQALPNAADFQQHQQLALENDPELKQQLQQYSNARIIKAVAAQHQQQPATNFVYNVESGDKNAPPVQLLFQLPPNMTQHQAQQQQAVGEPLTEQQQQQLHAEQAHLFQHRTGGQRPPTQSELEQVAQELLLQRSGQMPAGAPVVGVQALPLKQKHFNLHPPPCPPTCVQHQVATQTHPASVVVPQPAVGYTQFALQASQQQQMQQNELSIWPMGTPTPTPSSGVSATKSMPGGIAKKAIDKQSRKDRRCVVRQTPAGSQVNTNQHQQPQVATAQQQAQLQNQLAVATTVSVDKTIEIDSETESNHDTALTLACAGGHEELVELLINRGANIEHRDKKGFTPLILAATAGHDKVVDILLKHSAELEAQSERTKDTPLSLACSGGRYEVVELLLSVGANKEHRNVSDYTPLSLAASGGYVNIIKLLLSHGAEINSRTGSKLGISPLMLAAMNGHTPAVKLLLDQGSDINAQIETNRNTALTLACFQGRHEVVSLLLDRRANVEHRAKTGLTPLMEAASGGYIEVGRVLLDKGADVNAAPVPTSRDTALTIAADKGHQKFVELLLSRNASVEVKNKKGNSPLWLAAHGGHLSVVELLYDHNADIDSQDNRRVSCLMAAFRKGHTKIVKWMVQYVSQFPSDQEMIRFIGTISDKELIDKCFDCMKILRSAKEAQAVKANKNASILLEELDLERTREESRKAAAARRRERKKKKKMEKKEEKRRQQQGNGAGGDDMQGDDDDASDKDDDSDKDDEDEEAAPAAAREEGDSGIDQGSCSSGDTKGVRLGGCQSAQAAEAAANSVSNNNQGKKNKKQPKNKVLVTVEPVPTPTPPVVTSNTVLKGICVKKQPAVEVVKQTPAAQQAAPLKRQLDVKKEEPSLKKKEEKNSSSSSSNKREKENLAPKEVALPAKQQPSSSSKLQSSESASNINSSTATNTSSANTTTRKEVAKPVSQAASATSLNPAKRTEVDGWKEVVRKSSAQQTTAVGASGAPVPVTATSSATSVQHHPHHHLGNSSSNSSSSLATSATTATSSVPEMTCKKVQVPVNAISRVIGRGGSNINAIRATTGAHIEVEKQGKNQSERCITIKGLTDATKQAHMLILALIKDPDVDILQMLPRINSSIKQASSGGASAPMSVGTWDNRTAAGVNAYTFSSAASTTSTSSSSSASSTTPAGAAYSNAHKQQQQQLQSVKAPSGRSSASASVKSNGSSTKVSASSGSGSRNGRGGSSYLGQQQPGRSTGGASSNGVTKSKADSSSKSQPAAQKSSTTLGKSSTVAPGAQNFAKAAAVAQSSPKKAEGGATSAVISAAGGRSSGVVAPFGRGKPVAGQGGSTATAASNVAQLGSVSGNSSNSNILAGPIGTFNVADVAAVNAAAAAGAAATTNSNVKPIAPIAPPSKRVGSPIQAQPQQQPQQQQQQQQLPQSAPVPGPQLPQQQQPQQQQQQQPQQAPQQQQPQQPAQQQQPQTSQQNLVINTNLLNDLMAASAANTTSDSFSAQLAAKLSSAYSLFSDYQQSQWGKLGDPGIGGGAGAVGDGLPQADASKAPGYNRNILSSPVGSSKASSNHSTSPPVGNVIQQQQQQQPQSSQQALNIITSGQPGGPATAPARSPMVAANEGGNPAVGQPSINGTQGLGETAPAHSPGVIKPPTATVPIQRHVPMPISAPEAGVPPTFGAIGSNPVSGNNSVAAQAAAAAAASAMIDRQQQNLQNLQTLQNLQRMVGASQQQQQQQLNYPMDPTASSYIVDGNNLLRLNQRVIYPQGNTKPPQPPPQGGTQSNMFGGNQGRQPPGAVARQPGGAATQRWYGGALEYPSYSGRDMLHLENGAGGMAGMGSPSAMSPNHDDIRKMPRPIGTERAASWKYNNFNVGASTLSMEDALASVLPPWAHEPKAQPPGLQQPPPPPQSQQQQQPLNWLKQQPQQQQYRAYNNGPYPQQQQHEQMNMPMDYHNMQAPPNMSQQQQQHVNLMPSYGYQHFVGAPGAVDISAHMPDKMEVWDHHDKHMPWTNYTTNWSN; this is encoded by the exons GTGCTGCTTGAACATGGAGCCGGCATCAACACCCACTCAAATGAGTTCAAGGAGAGCGCCCTCACACTAGCCTGCTACAAGGGTCACCTGGACATGGTGCGATTCCTGCTCCAGGCAGGTGCAGATCAGGAGCACAAAACCGACGAAATGCACACTGCCCTAATGGAGGCTTCAATGGACGGTCATGTGGAGGTGGCTCGCCTGCTGCTGGACTCCGGTGCCCAGGTGAACATGCCCACGGATTCTTTCGAGTCACCGCTAACGTTGGCCGCCTGTGGCGGTCACGTGGAGTTGGCTACACTCTTGATAGAGAGAGGTGCCAACATCGAGGAGGTGAACGACGAGGGCTACACACCGCTCATGGAGGCCGCTCGCGAGGGACACGAAGAGATGGTGGCCCTTTTGCTCAGCAAGGGTGCAAACATTAATGCCACCACCGAGGAGACCCAGGAGACAGCTTTGACGCTGGCTTGCTGCGGTGGCTTCATGGAGGTGGCCGCATTCCTGATCAAGGAGGGAGCTAATCTTGAGCTTGGTGCCTCCACACCGCTCATGGAAGCCTCGCAAGAGGGACACACCGATCTGGTAAGCTTCCTGCTGAAGAAGAAGGCCAATGTTCATGCAGAGACCCAGACGGGCGATACTGCCTTGACGCATGCCTGCGAGAACGGACACACGGATGCGGCCGGTGTACTCCTATCGTATGGAGCTGAACTGGAGCACGAGTCCGAGGGCGGGCGAACGCCACTAATGAAAGCCTGCCGTGCCGGACACCTGTGCACCGTCAAGTTCCTCATTCAAAAGGGCGCCAATGTCAACAAACAGACCACCAGTAATGACCACACTGCCCTGTCGTTAGCCTGTGCCGGGGGTCATCAGTCTGTGGTGGAGCTGCTATTGAAAAACAACGCCGACCCGTTCCACAAGCTGAAGGACAACAGCACCATGTTAATCGAAGCCTCCAAGGGTGGACACACTCGTGTGGTCGAGCTGCTTTTCCGTTACCCGAACATTTCGCCTACGGAACTGGCAGCGGCTGCGAATGTTAACCAGGCAGcaccaaccaccaccacccagcCTGGTCAAAATCAGATGCGTCAAAAGATCATGAAGCAACAGCTTCAGCATCAGTTGCAGCAGCTGAACGCTCCCCCTGGATTGCATGAGTTGTCCGAGGCGGCACGTGCAACCAACCAGCAACATTTCCACCAGCAACAGTTCAGCAGTGCCGGCAACGGATCCTCCAACATTGTGGCAATGGGAACTGGTGACTTTTTGGATGCCGGTGAACTGCAGCTTACGGCTACGGCGGGAATGAGTGCGGGGGCCGGAACCAGCACCACGGGGAGTGAGACTGGTATGGAGGAGTATGGAGAAGTCGGAGGAATCGACCTGACTACTCTTGGCGCTCAGCAGCAGGAGGGCCTTATTGCCAAGTCGAGATTGTTCCATTTGCAGCCGGGTTttgatcagcagcagcagcagcagcagcaacaacaacagcagccaccTGCAGCCGGCCAGCACCACCAGTTAGTGCCATGTAAGCACTTCGACCTGGACATGGAGCACATTAATTCTCTGCAGCCGCCGCAAAAGGCACCGCCCGCACCACCTGTACTCTTTCACACCGTTTGCCAGCAGCCTGtaatgcaacagcagcagcaacttcagcCAGGTCAGCCCAAGTTGAAGGCCATGCTACCCAACCGTCATCGGGCGTTGAAAACCGGCGAAGTAGTGGAGTTTATAGACTGCCCGCtggaacagcaacagcatgGTGAGCAGGTGCGCACGCAGCCTTTGGGTGAGGATGGGAAGACCCCACAGTTTGCATGTGCTGGAGAGGATCCACGCTTGCAGCGCCGACGCGGCTTTATGCCGGAGCTGAAGAAGGGTGAACTGCCGCcggagagcagcagcagcgaccCAAACGAGCTAGCCCTTAAAG GAGCCGACAACAATCAGCCCGTACCGACAGCACTGGACAATAGTGCCTGCGCCCAGATCCCAGCG CGAAACTCCAGCGGAGCAATAACCCATTCCTCGGAAGTACTGCAGAGCACTGCTATCAGCGACAGGCCCAAGGTGAAGGCCACCAACAAGAACAACCGGAAGcaagcggcggcagcagcagcagctgcagcagcggcggcggcggcagcagcagcggctgccCAGCACGCTCAGCAAGTGTTGCCGAATTTGCAGCAGAACCCAATGGTCTCCATCTACAACAACCTG CATTTGCAGCACTTGCAGCATCCACATCTCCAGCTTCAGCAGCAACTTCAACTTCATCACCAGCGCGTTGCTGGACTGGACAATGCAGCGgctgcagccgcagcagcggcatcATCCGCGAACATGGCCTACTCTATTTCTCCGGCTTCTCCACTACCCTCGCCCACTGGCAGCGGCAACTATGTCGatcagcagctgcaacagcagtcCATGGATGTAGCTCTGCAGCGCAAGACGGCCATGGAGGATTTCCGTGGCATGTTGGAGACGGCGGTAAATGGGTCAAGGGCCAGAAAAGACCTGGCTCTTAAAACACCCCAGTTGAACTTCTTCAAGGACGGCTGGCATATGGTGGGTGTGCACAATTTCTTCGGTGATCAGCCAAAGTCGCCCACTGAGACTCCGCCAGAAATGGAGGAGACTACCATGTCCTCACCGACCGAAGCAGATCGTCTCGGATCGGAGCCTCGCGCCGAGATGAAGAACTTGGCCACGCTCTGCTcggccgcagcagcagctgctgcagtggcTGCGGTTAACAAGGATCAGGATGAGATTAGTTCGGGACTTGAGAGCGAATGCGAGGATGATGCAGAGGGTGGTGCTGGGGCAGATGGCGAGGAAAACACCCTGCCGCCAGAGCCAATTGAATTGGCAGCCGCTCTGAGGGAAGATGGCATAATTGtggaggaagaggaggatgacgaggaggaggatgatgaCGATGAAGAGCAGGATACGAACAGCGGCGAGATCGATAAGCTGAACTATGATGACGAAGATGCGGAGGTGGACAACGATGGTGAGGTAGACTACATCGACGAGGACGAAGGTGGTGGAGATGGCGAGGATGAAGAGGATGATGCGGACGATGACGAGTTCTTCTTGGACGAGCCTGACAGCGACCAAGGAACtggcaacaataataacaattccAAAAGCGGTGCCAGTTCGCTGCCATTGAAACAGCGCAAAATGGCCACTCGGTTAGAGAACCTAATCCTGACCTCGCAGACACTGTGCGACTTCCCGCCAGAGCTTACCAACTCGGAGCTGGTTCATGTCCTGCCCCAAATAAGCAATCTCAAAGCAGCGGCCAGCAGCAACGCAGCTCTGAACAGCGTACTCCAGCAGCAGTTGGCAGCAGCCTCCGCGGCAGCTGCGCACGCCAAAGCGGCTGCAGTCcaccagaagcagcagcatGGAGAGGGAGACCAGCAGTGCG AAGATGATGGCAGTGCTAGCGCAAGTGAGCTGTATTCGGGTTTGGAGCACTTTGCCAATGATGGCGAAATGGAGGACATATTCCAG GAATTGGCAAGTAGCCTGAACTATCCCGAGCTGGCCGAGTTTAGCCTCAATCAGATGTGCAAGGGTCGATTTGCTGGCAATTGGGCGCAATCTACCGCCAAGTGGACTGGTCAGGAGCAGTTGGTGGGCGTCGTTAGGTCGCCGGGTCTCATTAACCCAGGCGATGTTCCGCAGGATGCCCAGCGACAGGCAAATCTTGTCCTCCTCGACTATCCCATGCAACAAAACATCCAACTGGAGCAGCGACTACTCGATGCTGAGGAAATGCACCTGCAG cAACACCAGCAAACACCTTCTCCTCACCTCTCCTTACTGCCCTTTACGGatgaacagcagcagcagcttcacCACCAAGCTTTGCCCAATGCAGCCGATTTtcagcaacaccaacagctTGCCCTGGAAAACGATCCAGAACTGAagcagcagcttcagcagTACTCCAACGCGCGCATCATTAAAGCTGTGGCTGcccagcatcagcagcagcctgCAACCAACTTCGTTTACAACGTGGAGAGCGGCGACAAGAATGCTCCGCCAGTACAGTTGCTCTTCCAGTTGCCACCAAACATGACTCAGCAtcaggcgcagcagcaacaggccGTTGGAGAGCCCCTTACcgaacagcaacagcagcagttacACGCTGAGCAGGCGCATCTATTTCAGCATCGAACTGGCGGTCAGCGTCCGCCCACCCAGAGTGAGTTAGAGCAGGTGGCTCAAGAGCTGTTGCTTCAGCGAAGCGGCCAGATGCCGGCAGGAGCTCCTGTTGTGGGTGTTCAGGCACTTCCTCTTAAGCAAAAGCACTTTAACCTGCATCCGCCGCCGTGTCCACCCACCTGTGTCCAGCATCAG GTGGCCACGCAGACGCATCCTGCTTCTGTTGTAGTGCCGCAGCCTGCTGTTGGATATACACAATTCGCTCTTCAGGCCtcccagcaacagcaaatgcaacaaaacGAGCTCTCCATTTGGCCGATGGGCACGCCTACTCCCACGCCCAGCAGCGGTGTGAGCGCCACCAAGTCGATGCCCGGCGGCATTGCCAAAAAGGCCATTGACAAGCAGTCGCGCAAGGATCGTCGTTGCGTGGTGCGCCAGACACCAGCCGGCAGTCAAG TGAACACCAACCAGCATCAACAGCCGCAGGTCGCAACAGCCCAGCAACAAGCCCAACTGCAGAACCAGCTAGCCGTTGCGACCACCGTGAGTGTGGACAAGACTATCGAGATAGATTCAGAGACGGAATCCAACCACGATACGGCGCTAACCTTGGCTTGTGCCGGCGGTCATGAAGAACTGGTGGAACTGCTGATCAATCGGGGAGCAAACATCGAGCACCGCGATAAGAAGGGATTCACACCGCTTATCCTAGCCGCCACCGCTGGCCACGACAAAGTCGTAGACATTCTGCTCAAGCACAGCGCTGAGCTGGAGGCTCAATCAGAGCGTACCAAGGATACTCCGTTGTCGCTGGCTTGTTCGGGCGGCCGATACGAGGTGGTGGAACTTCTGCTTAGCGTTGGCGCCAACAAAGAGCACCGCAATGTATCTGACTACACTCCACTGAGCTTGGCAGCCAGTGGGGGCTATGTGAACATCATTAAACTGTTGCTTAGTCACGGAGCAGAGATCAACTCGCGAACGGGCAGCAAGTTGGGCATTTCACCGCTTATGCTAGCCGCCATGAATGGTCATACGCCGGCCGTTAAGTTGCTTTTGGATCAAGGATCCGACATAAATGCCCAGATCGAAACGAATCGCAATACAGCCCTGACTTTGGCTTGCTTCCAGGGCAGACACGAGGTCGTAAGTCTGCTGCTCGACCGACGCGCCAATGTGGAGCATCGAGCTAAGACGGGTCTGACACCGCTTATGGAAGCCGCTTCAGGCGGCTACATAGAGGTCGGTCGTGTTCTGCTGGACAAGGGTGCGGACGTGAATGCTGCTCCAGTGCCGACGTCCAGGGACACTGCTTTAACAATTGCCGCCGACAAGGGTCATCAAAAGTTCGTGGAGCTCCTTCTATCTCGTAATGCCAGCGTAGAGGTGAAAAATAAGAAAGGTAACTCTCCACTCTGGCTAGCTGCCCATGGTGGCCACCTCAGTGTGGTGGAGCTCCTGTACGATCACAACGCAGACATTGACTCACAGGATAATCGACGCGTTTCCTGCCTGATGGCTGCCTTCCGCAAGGGGCACACCAAGATTGTGAAGTGGATGGTGCAGTATGTGTCGCAGTTTCCCTCTGACCAGGAGATGATTCGCTTCATTGGTACCATAAGTGACAAGGAGCTGATAGACAAGTGCTTTGACTGCATGAAGATCCTGCGTAGCGCCAAAGAGGCCCAGGCCGTCAAGGCCAATAAGAATGCTTCGATCCTATTGGAGGAGCTGGATCTGGAGCGGACTCGCGAGGAGAGTCGCAAAGCTGCCGCCGCCCGTCGTCGTGagcgcaagaagaagaagaagatggAGAAGAAAGAGGAGAAGCGCCGTCAACAACAGGGTAATGGTGCTGGCGGAGACGATATGCAaggcgatgacgatgacgcCAGTGACAAAGATGATGATTCCGACAAGGACGATGAAGACGAGGAGGCAGCGCCGGCCGCCGCCCGCGAGGAGGGAGACTCTGGCATCGATCAGGGCTCGTGCTCCAGCGGTGACACCAAAGGTGTGCGCTTGGGTGGCTGTCAATCCGCTCAGGCTGCGGAGGCGGCAGCCAATTCCGTATCCAACAACAACCAGGGAAAGAAGAACAAGAAGCAGCCGAAAAACAAGGTGTTGGTAACGGTGGAACCAGTTCCAACACCAACTCCTCCAGTCGTCACATCGAACACCGTCCTCAAGGGCATCTGTGTGAAAAAGCAACCTGCAGTCGAAGTTGTAAAGCAAACTCCTGCCGCGCAACAGGCTGCCCCTCTCAAGCGGCAGCTCGATGTGAAAAAGGAGGAACCCTCTCTCaagaagaaggaggagaagaACAGCtcgtccagcagcagcaataagCGTGAGAAGGAGAACCTTGCGCCCAAGGAGGTTGCACTGCCAGCTAAGCAGCAACCCAGTAGCTCCAGCAAACTGCAGAGCAGCGAGTCTGCGAGCAACATAAACAGCAGCACCGCTACCAACACCAGTAGCGCCAATACTACTACCCGCAAGGAAGTTGCAAAGCCAGTGTCACAAGCCGCGAGTGCCACCAGTTTGAATCCTGCGAAGCGCACCGAAGTCGATGGTTGGAAGGAAGTAGTCCGCAAGAGCAGCGCCCAGCAGACCACAGCGGTGGGAGCGAGTGGAGCACCTGTGCCTGTGACAGCCACCAGTTCGGCCACCAGCGTGCAGCACCATCCGCACCATCACCTAGGCAACAGCTCCAGCAACAGCTCTAGCTCTCTGGCCACAAGCGCCACTACCGCAACGTCTTCGGTACCCGAGATGACCTGCAAGAAGGTGCAAGTGCCCGTGAATGCCATCTCCCGGGTGATTGGACGAGGTGGAAGCAACATTAACGCGATTCGCGCCACCACTGGTGCTCACATCGAGGTGGAGAAGCAGGGCAAGAACCAATCGGAGCGTTGCATCACGATCAAGGGCTTAACCGATGCTACAAAACAGGCACATATGCTCATTTTGGCACTGATAAAGGATCCCGATGTGGACATATTGCAAATGCTGCCCAGGATTAACAGCAGTATTAAGCAGGCGTCCAGTGGCGGGGCAAGCGCTCCAATGTCTGTTGGAACGTGGGATAATCGCACCGCTGCCGGTGTTAATGCGTACACCTTTTCTTCAGCTgcctccaccacctccacttCGTCCAGCTCGTCTGCCAGCTCTACTACACCGGCGGGAGCTGCGTACAGTAATGCgcacaagcagcagcagcagcagctgcagtcaGTGAAGGCCCCAAGTGGACGGTCATCAGCGTCAGCATCGGTCAAGTCTAATGGCAGCAGCACCAAGGTGTCGGCCTCCAGTGGATCGGGTTCCCGGAACGGCAGGGGTGGCAGCAGCTATCTCGGCCAACAGCAGCCTGGTCGCAGCACTGGAGGTGCCTCCTCAAATGGCGTGACCAAGAGCAAGGCAGACAGCTCTTCTAAATCCCAGCCAGCCGCACAGAAGAGCAGTACCACGTTGGGTAAATCATCGACTGTGGCACCGGGGGCACAAAACTTCGCAAAGGCAGCGGCTGTTGCACAGTCCTCACCCAAAAAGGCTGAGGGTGGTGCTACATCTGCGGTGATCAGCGCTGCCGGTGGACGCAGCAGTGGCGTGGTGGCACCATTTGGACGGGGCAAGCCTGTTGCTGGCCAAGGAGGGTCGACCGCAACGGCGGCTTCCAACGTTGCCCAGCTCGGAAGTGTAAGTGGcaacagtagcaacagcaacatatTGGCTGGACCAATTGGCACCTTCAATGTAGCGGATGTGGCCGCTGTGAATGCAGCCgcggcagcaggagcagcagccaccaccaACAGCAATGTGAAACCCATTGCTCCCATTGCACCGCCCAGTAAGCGAGTTGGATCTCCCATCCAAGCccagccacagcagcaaccgcagcagcagcagcaacaacagcaactaccCCAATCAGCACCAGTTCCTGGCCCACAGctgccacaacaacagcagccgcaacaacaacagcagcagcagccacaacaagcgcctcagcagcagcagccacagcagccagcacagcaacagcaaccacagaCGTCCCAGCAAAATCTCGTGATCAACACAAACCTGCTGAACGATCTGATGGCCGCCAGTGCAGCAAACACCACCAGCGATAGCTTCAGTGCCCAGCTGGCAGCGAAGTTGTCTAGCGCATATTCCCTGTTCAGTGACTACCAGCAGTCGCAGTGGGGAAAGTTGGGCGATCCAGGCATCGgcggtggagctggagctgtgGGCGATGGTCTGCCGCAAGCGGATGCTTCCAAGGCACCAGGATACAATCGCAACATCCTCAGCTCGCCCGTGGGCAGTTCCAAGGCCTCGTCGAATCACTCAACCTCGCCTCCAGTGGGTAATGTgatccagcagcaacagcaacagcaaccgcaATCTAGCCAACAGGCTCTCAACATCATCACCAGTGGACAACCGGGTGGGCCTGCAACAGCGCCAGCCAGGTCACCAATGGTGGCAGCCAACGAGGGAGGAAATCCCGCAGTGGGCCAGCCCTCCATCAATGGAACGCAAGGATTGGGTGAGACGGCTCCGGCCCATTCACCAGGCGTTATTAAACCGCCCACGGCCACAGTTCCCATCCAGCGCCATGTGCCCATGCCGATTTCTGCGCCGGAGGCTGGAGTACCGCCCACATTCGGAGCTATTGGTTCCAACCCAGTAAGCGGCAACAATTCGGTGGCTGCCCAGgccgcagctgctgccgccgcaTCGGCGATGATCGATCGCCAGCAGCAGAATTTGCAGAATCTGCAGACATTGCAAAACTTGCAACGGATGGTGGGAGCctcacagcagcaacaacagcagcagctgaactATCCCATGGATCCCACGGCCTCATCGTACATCGTGGATGGTAATAACTTACTGCGTCTGAATCAGCGTGTCATCTACCCGCAAGGCAACACCAAGCCACCACAGCCACCGCCGCAGGGTGGAACGCAGTCGAATATGTTTGGAGGAAATCAAGGCAGACAACCACCTGGAGCGGTTGCCAGACAGCCGGGCGGAGCAGCTACACAGCGTTGGTATGGCGGCGCTCTAGAGTATCCTTCTTACAGCGGCCGCGACATGCTGCACCTGGAGAATGGAGCCGGCGGAATGGCGGGCATGGGCTCACCATCGGCAATGTCGCCCAATCACGACGACATTCGCAAGATGCCGCGTCCCATTGGTACCGAGCGAGCCGCATCATGGAAGTACAACAACTTTAACGTGGGAGCCTCGACACTCAGCATGGAAGATGCTCTAGCCAGTGTGTTGCCCCCCTGGGCACATGAGCCAAAGGCTCAGCCTCCGGGCTTGCAgcagcctcctcctccgccgcagtcgcagcagcagcaacaaccgcTCAACTGGCTgaagcagcagccgcagcagcagcagtacaGGGCCTACAACAATGGACCCtatccgcagcagcagcagcatgagCAAATGAAT ATGCCCATGGATTACCACAACATGCAGGCACCTCCAAATAtgagccagcagcagcaacagcacgTCAACTTGATGCCCTCCTATGGCTACCAGCATTTTGTGGGCGCTCCTGGAGCGGTTGACATCTCCGCACACATGCCGGACAAGATGGAGGTGTGGGATCACCACGACAAACAC ATGCCCTGGACCAACTATACCACCAACTGGTCCAACTGA